The DNA window TTTGACACGGGCATATGACGCATGAGGGTCAAGGCTAATCCTCAAAGTCTTTACTGGAATGTTTATGACACCTTCCCAAGGAGCTCGAATTGTCCACGTTTTTTTACAGGATTTACAAAGGGCACGAGGCAATCGGCATTTTAATACAGTTTTATAAGTCCACATTTGTAGATGATCCCATAGCCTTTCATTTGCATGATCTTTTATAATTAAATCGGTTCTCTTACAACAAGGGCATTCCATACCTTCTAAAAGTTTAGCTGTATCTTTAATTGTCACTTCAATACATGATTGCTCTGCCAAAACTTCTAGTTTACTAACTTCCCATTTATCCCCGAGATTTAACATTTCTGCAAAAAGTTGTTCGGTCATCATTAGCTCCTATTTTGATAAGCTTAAC is part of the Lentisphaera araneosa HTCC2155 genome and encodes:
- a CDS encoding transposase family protein, whose product is MMTEQLFAEMLNLGDKWEVSKLEVLAEQSCIEVTIKDTAKLLEGMECPCCKRTDLIIKDHANERLWDHLQMWTYKTVLKCRLPRALCKSCKKTWTIRAPWEGVINIPVKTLRISLDPHASYARVK